The Haladaptatus cibarius D43 genome window below encodes:
- a CDS encoding glutathione-independent formaldehyde dehydrogenase, with protein MDAVVYQGPHDVAVESVDEPAIEHPNDVVIEITTSAICGSDLHMYEGRTDADPGIVFGHENMGIVDEVGDGVDSLEEGDRIVLPFNVACGFCKNCENGYTGFCTNVNPGFAGGAYGYVAMGPYKGGQAERLRVPFADFNALKLPEGDEHEDSFALLADIFPTGWHGTELANLQPGESVAIFGAGPVGLMAAYSAKIKGASEIYVVDRVPSRLELAEQHCDAKAINFEESDPVEQIKDAHGGGVDKGVDAVGYQAIDPETDVSDDAYDPARENPAVVLNQLIQTVRPTGQLGVPGLYVPSDPGAPDEMAAQGRLGIDFGKFFEKGLKVGTGQCNVKSYNRELRDLIIEGRADPSFVVSHRVGLDEAPEMYERFDNREEGVTKVLLEP; from the coding sequence ATGGACGCGGTCGTTTACCAAGGACCGCACGACGTAGCAGTAGAATCGGTCGATGAACCCGCAATAGAACACCCGAACGACGTGGTCATCGAAATTACAACTTCAGCAATCTGTGGCTCCGACCTCCACATGTACGAGGGTCGAACCGACGCAGACCCCGGAATCGTCTTTGGCCACGAGAACATGGGAATTGTGGACGAAGTCGGTGACGGCGTGGATTCACTCGAAGAGGGCGATAGAATCGTCCTTCCGTTCAACGTTGCCTGTGGCTTCTGTAAGAACTGCGAAAACGGCTATACGGGCTTCTGTACCAACGTGAATCCCGGTTTCGCCGGAGGCGCATACGGATACGTTGCGATGGGGCCGTACAAAGGTGGCCAAGCGGAGCGACTTCGAGTCCCCTTTGCGGATTTCAACGCGCTGAAACTGCCGGAAGGAGACGAACACGAAGATTCGTTTGCCTTGCTCGCGGACATCTTCCCGACGGGTTGGCACGGGACTGAACTGGCGAACCTCCAACCCGGCGAATCGGTCGCAATCTTCGGCGCGGGACCGGTTGGCCTGATGGCCGCCTACAGCGCGAAAATCAAGGGAGCCTCGGAAATCTACGTGGTCGATAGGGTGCCAAGCAGGTTGGAACTCGCGGAACAGCACTGTGACGCGAAGGCCATCAACTTCGAGGAGAGTGACCCGGTCGAACAAATCAAGGACGCCCACGGCGGCGGCGTGGACAAGGGCGTTGACGCGGTGGGCTACCAAGCCATCGACCCGGAAACCGACGTGAGCGACGACGCCTACGACCCGGCGCGGGAGAATCCGGCCGTAGTGCTCAACCAACTGATTCAGACCGTTCGACCGACCGGACAGTTAGGCGTGCCCGGTCTATACGTGCCATCCGACCCCGGTGCGCCGGACGAGATGGCTGCACAGGGCCGCCTCGGTATCGATTTCGGGAAGTTCTTCGAGAAAGGACTGAAAGTCGGCACTGGACAGTGCAACGTCAAATCGTACAACCGCGAACTTCGTGACCTGATAATCGAAGGGCGTGCAGACCCGAGTTTTGTCGTCTCACACCGCGTGGGACTCGACGAAGCACCCGAGATGTACGAGCGGTTCGACAACCGCGAAGAGGGTGTGACGAAGGTTCTGCTCGAACCATAG
- a CDS encoding ester cyclase — MGQTEDNKAVVRRFIEEFVNEGDESVADELLAPEYVRYDPDAPGGVQEAAEFKAMISMLQQAFPDGEVHVEEMISEGDLVVFRARESGTHEGEFMGHEPTGETFEITGLAMHRVEDGVIKETWANWDMLGMLQQLGIVPMPDELTEMGE, encoded by the coding sequence ATGGGACAAACAGAGGACAACAAGGCTGTCGTTCGCAGATTCATCGAGGAGTTCGTCAACGAGGGTGACGAATCGGTCGCCGACGAACTACTTGCGCCGGAGTACGTCCGCTACGACCCGGATGCGCCGGGTGGCGTACAGGAGGCGGCCGAGTTCAAGGCGATGATTTCGATGCTCCAGCAGGCGTTTCCGGACGGCGAGGTACACGTAGAGGAGATGATTTCGGAAGGTGATTTGGTCGTTTTCCGCGCGAGAGAAAGCGGTACCCACGAAGGGGAGTTCATGGGCCACGAACCGACGGGAGAAACGTTCGAAATCACCGGCCTTGCGATGCATCGCGTCGAGGATGGCGTCATCAAAGAGACGTGGGCGAACTGGGACATGCTCGGAATGCTCCAGCAACTCGGTATCGTCCCGATGCCGGACGAACTGACCGAAATGGGGGAGTAA
- a CDS encoding right-handed parallel beta-helix repeat-containing protein: MGEIPRRGLLRGTAGLALAFAGRDAFRGAEGNMQTGRLADAVVSTASALESTFAELSGGETVVITGENAPYRTTRWLDIDVDGVTVIGPDISTLIKPENGANVGGFRIGHDDHCENVTIRGVGFDGNPENQNRNAKRCHGIVVQDAKNVTLSGNYLTRTHPYHEHNTGGSGISVERDARNVRVLGNRIHDIGDRGIQVGGAQVVVSGNVVTDGLDRSVSCDVWREYDHTQARNIAIVGNVLGDNSEGSLTGIGGNDLQAGGYILISNNVGFGAHKSFCHIGFDGRARNVRIDGNVSVKEEETRADDFAGISLNIEQANAIMVVNNDLYDYGGAGVSVERGISDFVVAGNTLRDTGSDGIRIVGANDGVVARNTVSNAGRAGVLLDGAAFVGVEHNHIRGTQRSGIVSRGGNRTHHEIADNRVRGYGKADGYFQGILLRTRKNVVCDNRIHQNGGGLAIVEADGGGDNCYSGNWANGNASWKIESPTSFVRNHVPAFDVHRGFTADEAGNVRIQFDKSYAQRPKLTFGRIAGGVESVSYTETNGAFDGARLVVRSAGEPIDVFVEAV; encoded by the coding sequence ATGGGAGAGATACCACGGCGAGGGCTACTGCGGGGAACCGCCGGACTCGCGCTGGCGTTCGCGGGGCGGGACGCGTTCCGAGGTGCCGAAGGAAACATGCAAACGGGCCGTCTCGCCGATGCCGTCGTCTCGACGGCGTCGGCACTCGAATCCACGTTTGCCGAGCTTTCAGGAGGCGAAACGGTCGTCATCACGGGCGAAAACGCCCCCTACCGGACAACGCGCTGGCTCGACATCGACGTGGACGGCGTCACCGTCATCGGCCCGGATATTTCGACGCTCATCAAACCCGAAAACGGGGCGAACGTCGGCGGGTTTCGAATCGGCCACGACGACCACTGCGAGAACGTGACGATTCGCGGCGTGGGCTTCGACGGCAATCCCGAAAACCAGAATCGAAACGCAAAACGATGCCACGGAATCGTCGTGCAGGACGCAAAAAACGTCACCCTGTCCGGTAACTACCTGACGCGAACCCATCCGTACCACGAGCACAACACGGGTGGAAGCGGAATCAGCGTGGAAAGAGACGCCAGAAACGTCCGCGTTCTCGGCAACCGAATCCACGACATCGGCGACAGGGGGATTCAGGTCGGCGGCGCGCAAGTCGTCGTCTCGGGCAACGTCGTCACCGACGGCCTCGACCGGTCGGTTTCCTGTGACGTGTGGCGAGAGTACGACCATACTCAAGCGAGAAACATCGCCATCGTGGGGAACGTACTGGGGGACAACAGCGAAGGGAGTCTGACCGGTATCGGCGGCAACGACCTGCAAGCCGGGGGGTACATCCTCATCTCGAACAACGTCGGGTTCGGCGCTCACAAATCCTTCTGCCACATCGGATTCGACGGCAGGGCGCGAAACGTTCGAATCGACGGCAACGTGAGCGTCAAGGAAGAAGAAACCCGAGCTGACGACTTCGCCGGAATCTCTCTGAACATCGAGCAAGCGAACGCCATCATGGTGGTCAACAACGACCTGTACGATTACGGCGGCGCAGGCGTCAGCGTCGAACGCGGAATCTCGGATTTCGTCGTCGCCGGAAACACCCTCCGAGACACCGGAAGCGACGGGATTCGCATCGTCGGCGCGAACGACGGCGTCGTCGCTCGAAACACCGTTTCCAACGCCGGACGGGCCGGAGTCTTGCTCGACGGTGCGGCGTTCGTCGGTGTCGAACACAACCACATCCGAGGAACGCAACGGTCGGGAATCGTCTCCCGGGGTGGAAATAGAACGCACCACGAGATAGCCGACAATCGCGTTCGAGGGTACGGAAAAGCGGATGGCTACTTCCAAGGAATTTTGCTCCGAACGCGGAAGAACGTGGTTTGCGACAACAGAATCCATCAGAACGGCGGCGGCCTCGCAATCGTAGAGGCGGATGGCGGCGGTGACAACTGCTACAGCGGGAATTGGGCGAACGGAAACGCCTCGTGGAAAATCGAAAGCCCGACTTCGTTCGTCCGCAATCACGTTCCGGCGTTCGACGTGCATCGCGGATTCACGGCGGACGAAGCAGGGAACGTCCGGATTCAGTTCGACAAATCCTACGCTCAACGGCCGAAACTGACCTTCGGCCGAATCGCTGGCGGCGTCGAATCAGTGTCCTACACCGAAACGAACGGCGCGTTCGACGGCGCCAGACTCGTGGTTCGGTCGGCGGGAGAACCAATCGACGTGTTCGTCGAAGCCGTCTAA
- a CDS encoding DUF4397 domain-containing protein gives MRQTRRRVLRLVGASGVAVLGGVSSAQDTTTTEGGDGGNGGDREAARARIVHAIPGAPNVDVFVDGNRVLQDVAYTDVSDYLELQPGQHTLAVAPTGEGQGSAIIEQQATLEPNRDYTVAAGGTPDSPEAFLFMDVNEIPAGNRVSIRAVHLSPDAPAVDIATNGDLLVEGLEYGTASEYVDLPAGSYTVEVRPAGEDQAVTTADVTLEGGTVISAFAIGLVETDNQAQSLELVTAVDSNGEETTTTETTTQTTS, from the coding sequence ATGAGACAGACACGAAGGCGAGTGCTTCGACTCGTCGGCGCGAGTGGAGTGGCAGTTCTCGGCGGGGTTTCGAGCGCACAAGACACCACCACGACAGAAGGTGGAGACGGTGGCAACGGTGGAGATAGGGAGGCCGCCCGAGCGCGGATCGTCCACGCGATTCCGGGCGCGCCGAACGTGGACGTGTTCGTGGACGGAAACCGCGTGCTACAGGACGTCGCTTACACGGACGTGAGTGACTACCTCGAACTCCAACCCGGCCAGCACACCCTCGCAGTCGCGCCTACCGGCGAAGGACAAGGGAGTGCGATTATCGAACAGCAAGCGACCCTCGAACCCAACAGGGATTACACGGTTGCGGCGGGAGGAACACCAGACAGTCCCGAGGCGTTCTTGTTCATGGACGTGAACGAAATTCCGGCGGGCAACCGAGTTAGCATTCGAGCGGTTCACCTCTCACCGGACGCGCCCGCCGTCGATATTGCAACGAACGGTGACCTGCTCGTCGAGGGACTCGAATACGGCACTGCCAGCGAGTACGTAGACCTTCCCGCCGGGTCGTACACCGTCGAAGTCCGCCCCGCCGGGGAAGACCAAGCAGTTACGACGGCCGACGTAACGCTCGAAGGGGGCACCGTCATCTCCGCGTTCGCCATCGGGTTGGTGGAAACCGACAATCAAGCCCAATCGCTCGAACTCGTGACCGCGGTGGACTCGAACGGCGAAGAAACGACGACCACGGAAACGACGACCCAGACGACAAGCTAA
- a CDS encoding acyl-CoA synthetase, which produces MSVHNLHDYDEKRETFDWDEIFADADWDAPENLNIAHEVCDRHADDRGKVALYYAGTNGERETLTFWELAEQSNRFANVLSDLVDSGDRVFSYMPRIPEHYVALIGTLKAGGVWGGVNERFGPDGIAYRLDDCDAKVVITTPKNRGTIEDALADAPSVEHVIVVSDDVVKNDSTASQTKSGDGTGIEQGDVSYHAAMEEASREFETAETGGEDNALLYYTSGTTGLAKGVLHKHRWVAGVAATQRFAVDLQPGDVYWSTGDLGWLTGPINTLGAWFWGTSLFTYEGEFDPETWADLLAEFPISVLFSVPTAYRMLRENEAVLKGKNLDLRHALSIGEPLSAGVVEWGEDTLGVTIHDTYGQTETGNMIINNYPTMEIRPGSMGKPLPGIEAAVVDPETGEQLEPGETGEIAQRGEYPCFFAEYWNKPEKTASCFVNDWYLSGDLGHLDEDGYFWFEGRADDVIISAGYRIGPFEVESSLGEHPAVAESAVVPKSHRERGNIVKAYVVLSESAEASSDLAEDIKTHVKEELSAHEYPREVEFVDELPKTVTGKIRRTELRDQTED; this is translated from the coding sequence ATGTCTGTTCACAATCTGCACGACTACGACGAAAAACGCGAAACGTTCGATTGGGACGAGATTTTCGCCGACGCGGACTGGGACGCACCGGAGAACTTGAACATCGCACACGAAGTTTGTGACCGACATGCCGACGACCGGGGAAAGGTCGCGCTCTACTACGCCGGGACGAACGGCGAGCGCGAAACGCTCACGTTCTGGGAACTCGCGGAACAGTCGAACCGGTTTGCGAACGTCCTCTCCGACCTCGTGGACTCCGGCGACCGCGTGTTCTCCTACATGCCGCGGATTCCGGAACATTACGTCGCACTCATTGGGACGCTCAAGGCTGGCGGCGTCTGGGGTGGCGTGAACGAACGATTTGGCCCGGACGGAATCGCGTACCGACTGGACGACTGCGACGCGAAAGTCGTCATCACTACGCCGAAAAACCGTGGAACGATCGAAGATGCGCTGGCGGATGCACCCTCGGTCGAACACGTCATCGTCGTTAGCGACGACGTTGTCAAGAACGACTCGACAGCCAGCCAGACGAAGTCCGGCGACGGAACTGGCATCGAGCAGGGGGACGTTAGCTACCACGCCGCGATGGAGGAAGCGAGTCGGGAGTTCGAAACGGCGGAAACAGGCGGTGAGGACAACGCCCTGTTGTACTACACCAGCGGAACGACTGGACTGGCAAAAGGCGTCCTGCACAAACATCGCTGGGTCGCTGGCGTCGCCGCGACCCAGCGATTCGCGGTGGATTTGCAACCCGGCGATGTGTACTGGTCAACCGGTGACCTCGGGTGGCTAACTGGGCCAATCAACACCCTCGGAGCGTGGTTCTGGGGGACGAGCCTGTTCACCTACGAAGGCGAGTTCGACCCGGAAACGTGGGCCGATTTGCTCGCCGAATTTCCCATCTCCGTCCTGTTCAGCGTCCCGACGGCCTACCGGATGCTCCGCGAAAACGAAGCGGTGTTGAAGGGAAAAAATCTCGACCTGCGTCACGCGCTTTCCATCGGCGAACCGCTTTCGGCGGGCGTGGTGGAGTGGGGCGAAGACACCCTCGGTGTCACCATCCACGACACCTACGGCCAGACCGAGACGGGCAATATGATAATCAACAACTACCCAACGATGGAAATCCGGCCGGGAAGCATGGGCAAACCGCTGCCGGGCATCGAGGCCGCCGTGGTTGACCCGGAAACCGGCGAACAGTTAGAACCGGGCGAGACGGGCGAAATCGCCCAGCGAGGAGAGTATCCCTGCTTCTTTGCGGAATACTGGAACAAGCCCGAAAAGACCGCGTCGTGCTTTGTCAATGATTGGTACCTCTCCGGCGATCTGGGCCATCTGGACGAGGACGGCTACTTCTGGTTCGAGGGGCGCGCCGACGACGTTATCATCAGCGCTGGCTACCGAATCGGCCCGTTCGAGGTCGAAAGTTCGCTCGGCGAACACCCCGCCGTCGCCGAATCCGCCGTCGTGCCGAAATCCCACCGAGAGCGCGGCAATATCGTGAAGGCCTACGTCGTCCTGAGCGAGAGCGCGGAAGCGAGTTCCGACCTCGCCGAAGACATCAAAACCCACGTCAAAGAAGAGTTGTCCGCCCACGAATACCCCCGCGAGGTCGAGTTCGTGGACGAACTGCCGAAGACGGTGACCGGGAAGATTCGTCGAACCGAACTGCGCGACCAGACCGAGGACTGA
- a CDS encoding methyltransferase family protein translates to MPSPVAFQQPYLSVFFATVAVWVASDYLIGRRYNPESDGTQDRGSKRAIAGATAVGVTFASLAMELVPTARVPYPYLVFWLGIVTILLGVAIRRYAVWTLGRYFSITVTVDSTDDVVDVGPYRWVRHPSYTGGLLSLVGLGIAVGNWLSFLIILLPGLVGYGYRISVEERALREELGDDYRNYATETPYRLVPKIW, encoded by the coding sequence GTGCCCTCTCCCGTCGCCTTCCAACAGCCCTATCTGTCCGTCTTTTTCGCCACCGTCGCTGTCTGGGTCGCTTCCGACTACCTCATCGGGCGTCGATACAATCCGGAATCGGACGGCACCCAAGACCGCGGTTCGAAACGCGCTATTGCGGGTGCAACCGCTGTCGGAGTCACGTTCGCAAGCCTCGCGATGGAACTCGTTCCAACTGCTCGCGTGCCGTATCCATACCTCGTGTTCTGGCTCGGAATCGTCACCATCCTGCTCGGGGTTGCGATTCGGCGCTACGCCGTGTGGACGCTCGGGCGATATTTCTCGATTACCGTGACGGTCGATTCCACGGACGATGTGGTCGATGTCGGGCCGTATCGGTGGGTACGCCATCCTTCCTATACGGGCGGACTGCTGTCGCTGGTCGGTCTTGGTATCGCGGTGGGTAACTGGCTGAGCTTCCTCATCATCCTGCTGCCCGGACTCGTGGGCTACGGATACCGAATTTCCGTCGAAGAGCGTGCCCTCCGGGAGGAACTCGGCGACGACTATCGCAACTACGCCACGGAAACGCCGTACCGACTCGTTCCAAAGATTTGGTAA